In one window of Burkholderia cenocepacia DNA:
- a CDS encoding homoserine dehydrogenase, with protein MEPIKVGLLGFGTVGSGTFTVLHRNQEEIKRRAGRGIEVARIAVRNPAKAQAALGGNAGTAQITDDFNAVVDDPSIAIIAEMIGGTGIARELVLRAIANGKHVVTANKALLAVHGTEIFEAAREKGVMVAFEAAVAGGIPIIKALREGLTANRIQYIAGIINGTTNYILSEMRDRGLDFATALKAAQELGYAEADPTFDIEGVDAAHKATIMSAIAFGVPVQFDRAYVEGISKLDATDIRYAEELGYRIKLLGIARRAANGIELRVHPTLIPEKRLLANVEGAMNAVVVHGDAVGTTLYYGKGAGAEPTASAVVADLVDVTRLHTADPEHRVPHLAFQPDSLSNTPILPIEEVTSGYYLRLRVADQTGVLAAITRILAESGISIDALLQKESEQIDGANGETDIILITHETVEKNVNAAIAQIESLATVVSKVTKLRMEALN; from the coding sequence ATGGAACCGATCAAAGTTGGCCTGTTGGGCTTCGGCACCGTCGGCAGCGGCACCTTCACGGTGTTGCACCGCAACCAGGAAGAAATCAAACGACGCGCGGGGCGCGGCATCGAGGTCGCGCGCATTGCCGTGCGCAACCCCGCCAAGGCGCAGGCCGCGCTCGGCGGTAACGCCGGCACCGCGCAGATCACCGACGATTTCAATGCGGTCGTCGACGATCCGTCGATCGCGATCATCGCCGAGATGATCGGCGGCACGGGCATCGCGCGCGAACTCGTGCTGCGCGCGATCGCGAACGGCAAGCACGTCGTGACGGCGAACAAGGCGCTGCTCGCGGTGCACGGCACCGAGATCTTCGAAGCCGCGCGCGAGAAGGGCGTGATGGTCGCGTTCGAGGCGGCCGTCGCCGGCGGCATCCCGATCATCAAGGCGCTGCGCGAAGGCCTGACTGCGAACCGCATCCAGTACATCGCCGGCATCATCAACGGCACGACGAACTACATCCTGTCGGAAATGCGCGACCGCGGGCTCGACTTCGCGACCGCGCTGAAGGCCGCGCAGGAGCTCGGCTACGCGGAAGCCGATCCGACCTTCGACATCGAAGGCGTCGACGCCGCGCACAAGGCGACGATCATGAGCGCGATCGCGTTCGGCGTGCCGGTGCAGTTCGACCGCGCGTACGTCGAGGGCATCAGCAAGCTCGACGCGACCGACATCCGCTATGCGGAAGAGCTCGGCTACCGGATCAAGCTGCTCGGCATCGCGCGCCGCGCCGCCAACGGCATCGAGCTGCGCGTGCACCCGACGCTGATCCCGGAAAAGCGCCTGCTCGCGAACGTCGAGGGTGCGATGAACGCGGTCGTCGTGCACGGCGACGCGGTCGGCACGACGCTGTACTACGGCAAGGGCGCGGGCGCGGAGCCGACCGCGTCGGCGGTCGTCGCGGATCTGGTCGACGTCACGCGCCTGCATACGGCCGACCCCGAGCATCGCGTGCCGCACCTCGCGTTCCAGCCGGACAGCCTGTCGAACACGCCGATTTTGCCGATCGAGGAAGTGACGAGCGGCTACTACCTGCGCCTGCGCGTCGCCGACCAGACCGGCGTGCTCGCCGCGATCACGCGCATCCTCGCCGAGTCGGGCATCTCGATCGACGCGCTGCTGCAGAAGGAATCGGAGCAGATCGACGGCGCGAACGGCGAGACCGACATCATCCTGATCACGCACGAGACGGTCGAGAAGAACGTCAATGCGGCGATCGCGCAGATCGAGAGCCTGGCGACGGTGGTCTCGAAGGTAACGAAGCTGCGCATGGAAGCGCTGAACTGA
- a CDS encoding pyridoxal phosphate-dependent aminotransferase, which translates to MKPIQKSNKLLNVCYDIRGPVLEHAKRLEEEGHRIIKLNIGNLAPFGFDAPDEIIQDMIRNLPASSGYSDSKGVFSARKAVMHYTQEKGVVGVGLDDIYIGNGASELIVMATQALLNDGDEVLLPAPDYPLWTAAVSLSGGTPVHYVCDEQNAWMPDPDDIRSKITPNTKAIVVINPNNPTGALYSDELLLELLEIARQHGLIVFADEVYDKIVYDGLEHTALGSLSEDVITVTFNSLSKSYRSCGYRAGWMAVSGLGGDNRRRAKDYLEGLGILSSMRLCANVPGQFAIQTALGGYQSINELIVPSGRLYKQRELAYDMLTSIPGVTCVKPQAALYMFPRLDPKLYPIQNDQQFILDLLLEERVLLVQGTGFNWATPDHFRVVFLPNLDDLADSINRIARFLDGYRKRHSV; encoded by the coding sequence GTGAAACCGATTCAGAAGTCGAACAAGCTGCTCAACGTCTGCTACGACATCCGTGGCCCGGTGCTCGAGCACGCGAAGCGCCTCGAGGAAGAAGGCCACCGCATCATCAAGCTGAACATCGGCAATCTCGCGCCGTTCGGTTTCGACGCGCCCGACGAGATCATCCAGGACATGATCCGCAACCTGCCGGCGTCGTCCGGCTATTCGGATTCGAAGGGCGTGTTCTCGGCGCGCAAGGCGGTGATGCACTACACGCAGGAAAAGGGCGTCGTCGGCGTCGGCCTCGACGACATCTACATCGGCAACGGCGCGTCCGAGCTGATCGTGATGGCGACCCAGGCGCTGCTGAACGACGGCGACGAAGTGCTGCTGCCCGCGCCCGACTACCCGTTGTGGACGGCGGCCGTGAGCCTGTCGGGCGGCACGCCCGTGCACTACGTGTGCGACGAGCAGAACGCGTGGATGCCCGATCCCGACGACATCCGCAGCAAGATCACGCCGAACACGAAGGCGATCGTCGTGATCAACCCGAACAATCCGACCGGCGCGCTCTATTCCGACGAATTGCTGCTCGAACTGCTCGAGATCGCGCGCCAGCACGGGCTGATCGTGTTCGCCGACGAGGTCTACGACAAGATCGTCTACGACGGCCTCGAGCACACGGCGCTGGGTTCGCTGTCGGAAGACGTGATCACCGTCACGTTCAACAGCCTGTCGAAGAGCTATCGGTCGTGCGGCTACCGCGCGGGCTGGATGGCCGTGTCGGGCCTCGGCGGCGACAACCGCCGGCGCGCGAAGGACTACCTCGAAGGGCTCGGCATCCTGTCGTCGATGCGCCTGTGCGCGAACGTGCCTGGCCAGTTCGCGATCCAGACGGCGCTCGGCGGCTACCAGAGCATCAACGAGCTGATCGTGCCGAGCGGGCGCCTGTACAAGCAGCGCGAACTCGCGTATGACATGCTGACGTCGATCCCGGGCGTGACCTGCGTGAAGCCGCAGGCCGCGCTGTACATGTTCCCGCGCCTCGACCCGAAGCTCTACCCGATCCAGAACGACCAGCAGTTCATTCTCGACCTGTTGCTCGAGGAGCGCGTGCTGCTCGTACAGGGCACGGGTTTCAACTGGGCGACGCCGGACCACTTCCGCGTGGTCTTCCTGCCGAACCTCGACGACCTGGCCGATTCGATCAACCGGATCGCACGCTTCCTCGACGGCTACCGCAAGCGCCATTCGGTCTGA
- a CDS encoding group III truncated hemoglobin, producing the protein MTALPASTQPASARPRDAEPTEDNIRDLVYAFYDRVRADPLLGPVFDAKLAGRWDDHLPKMVTFWSSLVLGTKGYRGNVQQAHQPLDGVEPAHFSRWLSLFLKTVEARYAPPAAIRFMEPALRIAQSLQLSRFGWDYRIPPEQQALLDAIAPRRRDAGDDPHALPSRARGEPFPTKIIGRGVDPDA; encoded by the coding sequence ATGACTGCCCTGCCCGCCTCGACCCAACCCGCATCGGCCCGCCCCCGCGACGCCGAGCCGACCGAAGACAACATCCGCGATCTCGTCTACGCGTTCTACGACCGCGTGCGCGCCGATCCGCTGCTCGGGCCGGTGTTCGACGCGAAGCTCGCCGGCCGCTGGGACGATCATCTGCCGAAGATGGTGACGTTCTGGTCGAGCCTCGTGCTCGGCACCAAGGGCTATCGCGGCAACGTGCAACAGGCGCACCAGCCGCTCGACGGGGTCGAGCCGGCCCATTTCAGCCGCTGGCTGTCGCTGTTCCTGAAAACGGTCGAAGCGCGCTACGCGCCGCCCGCGGCGATCCGCTTCATGGAGCCCGCGCTGCGGATCGCGCAGAGCCTGCAGTTGAGCCGGTTCGGCTGGGACTACCGGATTCCGCCCGAGCAGCAGGCGCTGCTCGACGCGATCGCGCCGCGCCGCCGCGACGCGGGCGACGATCCGCACGCGTTGCCGTCACGCGCCCGCGGCGAGCCGTTTCCGACGAAGATCATCGGGCGCGGCGTCGACCCGGACGCGTAA
- the glp gene encoding gephyrin-like molybdotransferase Glp has protein sequence MSNPNPAAPRAPMLSTAEALAALLDAAKPLPGAETVATLDALGRVLAADVSSPLDVPPMHTSAMDGYAVRVADLLHGDRRLPVSQRIPAGHPAQPLAAGTAARIFTGATVPPGADAVVMQEQAAADGDAVEILHTPKAGEWITAQGADIRQGAVILPAGTRLTPQALGLAASVGCAELSVARRIRVAVFFTGDELTMPGEPLKPGAIYNSNRFTLRGLLERLGCHVTDYGIVPDSLAATRDTLREAARDHDVILTSGGVSVGDEDHVKPAVEAEGRLALWQIAMKPGKPLAYGAVRRGEERADAHFIGLPGNPVSSFVTFLLFVRPFLLRLSGVRDVAPRALSLRADFSQSKGDRRNEFLRARVNAAGGLDLFPNQSSAVLTSTVWGDGLIDNPPQHVISAGETVRFIPFSELLS, from the coding sequence ATGTCGAACCCGAATCCCGCGGCGCCGCGCGCGCCGATGCTGTCGACCGCCGAGGCGCTCGCCGCGCTGCTCGATGCCGCGAAGCCGCTGCCCGGCGCCGAAACCGTTGCCACGCTCGACGCGCTCGGCCGCGTGCTGGCGGCCGATGTGAGCTCGCCGCTCGACGTGCCGCCGATGCATACCAGCGCGATGGACGGCTATGCGGTGCGTGTCGCCGATTTGCTGCACGGCGATCGACGGTTGCCGGTTTCGCAGCGCATTCCGGCCGGCCATCCGGCGCAACCGCTTGCGGCCGGCACGGCCGCGCGGATCTTCACCGGCGCGACGGTGCCGCCCGGCGCCGACGCCGTCGTGATGCAGGAGCAGGCAGCGGCCGACGGCGACGCGGTCGAGATCCTGCACACGCCGAAGGCCGGTGAATGGATCACCGCGCAGGGCGCGGACATCCGCCAGGGTGCGGTGATCCTGCCGGCCGGCACGCGGCTCACGCCGCAGGCGCTAGGTCTCGCCGCGTCGGTCGGTTGCGCGGAGTTGTCGGTCGCGCGGCGGATTCGCGTGGCGGTGTTCTTCACCGGCGACGAACTGACGATGCCGGGCGAGCCGCTGAAGCCCGGCGCGATCTACAACTCGAACCGCTTCACGCTGCGCGGGCTGCTGGAGCGGCTCGGCTGCCACGTGACCGACTACGGGATCGTGCCCGACTCGCTGGCCGCGACGCGCGACACGCTGCGCGAGGCCGCCCGAGATCACGACGTGATCCTGACGAGCGGCGGCGTGTCGGTCGGCGACGAGGATCATGTGAAGCCGGCCGTCGAGGCCGAAGGGCGGCTCGCGCTGTGGCAGATCGCGATGAAGCCCGGCAAGCCGCTCGCGTACGGCGCGGTGCGGCGCGGCGAAGAGCGCGCCGATGCGCACTTCATCGGGCTGCCCGGCAACCCCGTGTCGAGCTTCGTCACGTTCCTGCTGTTCGTGCGGCCGTTCCTGCTGCGCCTGTCCGGCGTGCGCGACGTCGCGCCGCGCGCGTTGTCGCTGCGTGCCGATTTTTCGCAGAGCAAGGGCGACCGGCGCAACGAATTCCTGCGTGCGCGCGTCAACGCGGCCGGCGGTCTCGACCTGTTCCCGAACCAGAGCTCGGCCGTGCTGACGTCGACGGTCTGGGGCGACGGCCTGATCGACAATCCGCCGCAGCATGTGATCAGCGCAGGCGAGACCGTGCGTTTCATCCCGTTTTCCGAATTGCTGTCGTAA
- a CDS encoding glycosyltransferase family 39 protein — MNDTPSRLPLNRITLVLLLVALAIVWFAPLGLRHLIPSDEGRYAEMAREMFVTGDWITPRYNGYKYFEKPPLQTWLNALTFAWFGIGEWQARLYTAVASFAGVLLVGYTGARLFNPLSGFLAAVVLASAPYWNLMGHFNALDMGLAFWMALSLCSLLLAQRPGLRPAAVRGWMWACWAAMAFAVLSKGLVGLILPGAVLVLYTLIARDWALWKRLYLVSGLVIFFAIVTPWFVLVQQRNPEFFDFFFIVQQFRRYLTPEQNRPGPLYYFVPVLLVGFLPWLSVAWQSIRHALRMPRQPNGFSPMLVLLIWSAFIFLFFSASHSKLISYVLPVAPALALIIGAYLPLMTAERFRRHLLGYLVFFVAAAFGIIFLAYQGDARTPNALYRAFQMWLYAGLAVSAALTLAAAWLNRRAGVAAALAAFGAAWLAFGTIGGTGHDEFGRYSSGALLAPAVRAELAKLPPDTPFYSIEMLDHTFPFYMGHTTIMVQRQDELAFGISVEPNKWVPTVGEWITRWKQDTHALAIMPPGQYDALVKEGVPMRVIARDNRRVIVEKPQS; from the coding sequence ATGAACGATACGCCGTCGAGGCTACCGCTCAATCGCATCACGCTCGTCCTCCTGCTCGTCGCGCTCGCGATCGTCTGGTTCGCGCCGCTCGGGCTGCGCCACCTGATCCCCAGCGACGAAGGCCGCTACGCGGAAATGGCGCGCGAGATGTTCGTCACCGGCGACTGGATCACGCCGCGCTACAACGGCTACAAGTATTTCGAGAAGCCGCCGCTGCAGACCTGGCTGAACGCGCTGACGTTCGCGTGGTTCGGTATCGGCGAATGGCAGGCGCGCCTCTACACGGCCGTCGCGAGCTTCGCCGGCGTGCTGCTCGTCGGCTACACCGGCGCGCGCCTGTTCAACCCGCTGTCGGGTTTCCTCGCGGCCGTCGTGCTGGCCAGCGCGCCGTACTGGAACCTGATGGGCCACTTCAACGCGCTCGACATGGGGCTCGCGTTCTGGATGGCACTGTCGCTCTGCTCGCTGCTGCTCGCGCAGCGGCCCGGGCTGCGCCCGGCCGCGGTACGCGGCTGGATGTGGGCGTGCTGGGCCGCGATGGCGTTCGCGGTGCTGTCCAAGGGCCTCGTCGGCCTGATCCTGCCCGGCGCCGTGCTGGTGCTGTATACATTGATCGCGCGCGACTGGGCGCTGTGGAAGCGCCTGTATCTCGTCAGCGGCCTCGTGATCTTCTTCGCGATCGTCACGCCGTGGTTCGTGCTGGTCCAGCAGCGCAACCCCGAATTCTTCGACTTCTTCTTCATCGTCCAGCAGTTCCGCCGGTACCTGACCCCGGAACAGAACCGCCCGGGCCCGCTGTACTACTTCGTGCCCGTGCTGCTGGTCGGCTTCCTGCCGTGGCTGTCGGTCGCGTGGCAGAGCATCCGCCATGCGCTGCGCATGCCGCGCCAGCCGAACGGCTTCTCGCCGATGCTCGTGCTGCTGATCTGGAGCGCGTTCATCTTCCTGTTCTTCAGCGCGTCGCACTCGAAGCTGATCTCGTACGTGCTGCCGGTCGCGCCGGCGCTTGCGCTGATCATCGGCGCTTACCTGCCGCTGATGACGGCCGAGCGCTTCCGCCGCCACCTGCTCGGCTACCTCGTGTTCTTCGTCGCCGCGGCGTTCGGGATCATCTTCCTCGCGTACCAGGGCGACGCCCGCACGCCGAACGCGCTGTACCGGGCGTTCCAGATGTGGCTGTACGCCGGCCTCGCGGTCTCGGCCGCGCTGACGCTCGCGGCCGCCTGGCTGAACCGCCGCGCGGGCGTGGCCGCCGCGCTCGCGGCGTTCGGCGCCGCGTGGCTCGCGTTCGGCACGATCGGCGGTACCGGGCACGACGAGTTCGGCCGCTACAGCTCGGGCGCGCTGCTGGCACCGGCCGTGCGCGCCGAACTGGCGAAGCTGCCGCCCGATACGCCGTTCTACTCGATCGAAATGCTCGATCACACGTTCCCGTTCTACATGGGCCACACGACGATCATGGTCCAGCGCCAGGACGAGCTCGCGTTCGGGATCTCGGTCGAGCCGAACAAGTGGGTCCCGACCGTCGGCGAATGGATCACGCGCTGGAAACAGGACACCCATGCGCTCGCGATCATGCCGCCCGGCCAGTACGACGCGCTGGTCAAGGAAGGCGTGCCGATGCGCGTGATCGCGCGCGACAACCGCCGCGTAATCGTCGAGAAACCGCAATCGTAA
- a CDS encoding Mth938-like domain-containing protein → MKLHQDTSGALNTVTGYGPDYVDVNLERHETSVIVLPGAPVQAWPVSSFDALAPEHFAMLLDPTPELVIFGSGARLRFPHPRLVAALTAKRIGVETMDFQAACRTYNILMAEGRKVAAALLIER, encoded by the coding sequence TTGAAACTGCACCAGGACACGAGCGGCGCGCTCAACACCGTCACCGGCTACGGCCCCGATTATGTCGACGTCAATCTCGAACGCCATGAAACGAGCGTCATCGTGCTGCCCGGCGCGCCGGTCCAGGCCTGGCCCGTGTCGTCGTTCGACGCGCTCGCGCCCGAGCATTTCGCGATGCTGCTCGACCCGACGCCCGAACTCGTGATCTTCGGCAGCGGCGCGCGGCTGCGCTTTCCGCACCCGCGCCTCGTCGCGGCGCTCACCGCGAAGCGGATCGGCGTCGAGACGATGGATTTCCAGGCCGCCTGCCGCACCTACAACATCCTGATGGCCGAGGGCCGCAAAGTCGCCGCCGCGCTCTTAATTGAACGTTAA
- a CDS encoding Rrf2 family transcriptional regulator, producing MRLTDYTDYSLRVMLYLAVRGEGLATIQEISDAYGISKNHLMKVVQQLGELGWVDTVRGRNGGLRLFADSLQLTVGEVVRATENDFALVGCFSADGGESRGCVIEPQCRLKGVLAAARDAFFAELDRHTLGELAEPASLLASLLGIRPAVLVRAAPVQDEAPAAEPASKTH from the coding sequence ATGAGACTCACCGACTACACCGACTATTCGCTGCGCGTGATGCTGTACCTGGCGGTGCGCGGCGAAGGGCTCGCGACGATCCAGGAGATTTCGGACGCCTACGGCATCTCGAAGAACCATCTGATGAAAGTCGTCCAGCAACTCGGCGAGCTGGGCTGGGTCGACACCGTGCGCGGCCGCAACGGCGGGCTGCGGCTGTTCGCCGATTCGCTGCAATTGACGGTCGGCGAGGTCGTGCGGGCCACCGAAAACGACTTCGCGCTGGTCGGCTGCTTTTCGGCCGACGGCGGCGAGTCGCGCGGCTGCGTAATCGAGCCGCAGTGCCGGTTGAAGGGCGTGCTGGCGGCCGCGCGCGATGCCTTCTTCGCGGAGCTCGATCGTCATACGCTCGGCGAACTGGCCGAGCCTGCATCGCTGCTTGCGTCGCTGCTCGGCATCCGCCCGGCCGTGCTCGTGCGTGCCGCGCCGGTGCAGGACGAAGCGCCGGCAGCCGAGCCGGCGTCCAAGACCCACTGA
- the moaD gene encoding molybdopterin converting factor subunit 1, which translates to MKIQLKFFASVREALGVADEEANVPDSVTTVGDVRAWLRVRGGAWADTLAEGRALRMACNHEMTDPDTRLTEGCEVAFFPPVTGG; encoded by the coding sequence ATGAAGATTCAACTGAAATTTTTTGCAAGTGTGCGCGAGGCGCTGGGCGTGGCCGATGAAGAAGCCAACGTGCCGGACAGCGTGACGACCGTCGGCGACGTGCGCGCATGGCTGCGCGTGCGCGGTGGCGCGTGGGCCGATACGCTCGCCGAAGGGCGCGCGTTGCGCATGGCGTGCAACCACGAGATGACCGATCCCGACACGCGGCTCACCGAAGGCTGCGAGGTCGCGTTCTTTCCGCCGGTGACGGGTGGTTGA
- a CDS encoding EamA family transporter encodes MNPVSFVCIVTGVMLNACAQLLLKAGVNAVGHFEFSRANILPVGLKIATQLPIIGGLGCYVLSVVVWIVGLSRVDVSIAYPMLSLGYVVNAFAAWYLFGEVLSVQKLVGIGIILIGVLVLARS; translated from the coding sequence ATGAACCCCGTTTCGTTCGTCTGCATCGTCACCGGCGTGATGCTCAACGCCTGTGCGCAACTTCTGCTGAAAGCCGGCGTCAACGCCGTTGGACACTTCGAATTCAGCCGTGCGAACATCCTCCCGGTCGGCCTGAAGATCGCGACCCAGCTGCCGATCATCGGCGGCCTCGGCTGCTACGTGCTGAGCGTCGTGGTGTGGATCGTCGGGCTGTCGCGGGTCGACGTGTCGATCGCGTATCCGATGCTGTCGCTCGGCTACGTCGTCAACGCGTTCGCGGCGTGGTACCTGTTCGGCGAGGTGCTGTCGGTCCAGAAGCTCGTCGGCATCGGCATCATCCTGATCGGTGTGCTCGTGCTGGCGCGCAGCTGA
- a CDS encoding molybdenum cofactor biosynthesis protein MoaE, with product MATIRVQTDDFDLNAEVTALRARNPKIGALACFVGTVRDLNEGDAVAAMELEHYPGMTEKALERIAAEAGRRWPGIDVAIVHRVGRLLPLDQIVMVATVASHRGDAFASCEFVMDYLKTEAPFWKKETTPDGERWVDARSTDDAALARWGVESGNTLR from the coding sequence ATGGCGACGATACGAGTCCAGACCGACGATTTCGACCTGAATGCCGAAGTGACGGCATTGCGTGCGCGCAACCCGAAGATCGGCGCGCTCGCGTGCTTCGTCGGCACGGTGCGCGACCTGAACGAAGGCGATGCGGTCGCCGCGATGGAGCTCGAGCACTATCCCGGCATGACCGAGAAGGCGCTCGAGCGGATCGCGGCCGAGGCCGGCCGGCGCTGGCCGGGCATCGACGTCGCGATCGTGCATCGCGTCGGCAGGCTGCTGCCGCTCGACCAGATCGTGATGGTCGCGACGGTCGCGTCGCACCGCGGCGATGCGTTCGCGTCGTGCGAATTCGTGATGGACTATCTAAAGACCGAAGCGCCGTTCTGGAAGAAGGAAACGACGCCGGACGGCGAGCGGTGGGTCGATGCGCGCAGTACGGACGACGCCGCGCTCGCGCGCTGGGGCGTCGAGTCGGGCAACACGCTGCGCTGA
- the thrC gene encoding threonine synthase: MNYISTRGAGIGERHTFSDILLGGLAKDGGLYLPAEYPKVSADELARWRTLSYADLAFEILSKFCDDVPADDLRAITHRTYTAAVYSNTRHGENASDITPLKTLGTEHGAALSLLELSNGPTLAFKDMAMQLLGNLFEYTLAKHGEALNILGATSGDTGSAAEYAMRGKAGVRVFMLSPHKKMSAFQTAQMFSLQDPNIFNLAVEGVFDDCQDIVKAVSNDHAFKAQQKIGTVNSINWARVVAQVVYYFKGYFAATQSNDERVSFTVPSGNFGNVCAGHIARMMGLPIAKLVVATNENDVLDEFFRTGAYRVRSAENTYHTSSPSMDISKASNFERFVFDLLGRDPARVMQLFRDVEEKGGFDLAASGDFARVAEFGFVSGRSSHTDRIATIRDVFSRYDTMIDTHTADGVKVAREHLDAGVPMVVLETAQPIKFGETIREALDREAERPAAFDGLEALPQRFEVVKADAQQVKDFIAAHTGA; this comes from the coding sequence ATGAACTACATCTCCACGCGGGGCGCCGGCATCGGCGAGCGCCATACGTTCTCCGACATCCTGCTCGGCGGTCTCGCGAAGGACGGCGGCCTCTACCTGCCGGCCGAGTATCCGAAGGTGTCCGCCGACGAGCTCGCGCGCTGGCGCACGCTGTCGTACGCGGATCTCGCCTTCGAGATCCTGTCGAAGTTCTGCGACGACGTGCCGGCCGACGACCTGCGCGCGATCACGCACCGCACCTACACGGCTGCCGTGTACAGCAACACGCGCCACGGCGAGAACGCATCCGACATCACGCCGCTGAAGACGCTCGGCACCGAGCACGGTGCGGCGCTGTCGCTGCTCGAACTGTCGAACGGCCCAACGCTCGCGTTCAAGGACATGGCGATGCAGTTGCTCGGCAACCTGTTCGAGTACACGCTCGCGAAGCACGGCGAAGCGCTGAACATCCTCGGCGCGACGTCCGGCGACACCGGCAGCGCGGCCGAATACGCGATGCGCGGCAAGGCCGGCGTGCGCGTGTTCATGCTGTCGCCGCACAAGAAGATGAGCGCGTTCCAGACGGCGCAGATGTTCAGCCTGCAGGACCCGAACATCTTCAACCTCGCGGTCGAAGGCGTGTTCGACGACTGCCAGGACATCGTGAAGGCGGTGTCGAACGATCACGCGTTCAAGGCGCAGCAGAAGATCGGCACCGTCAACTCGATCAACTGGGCGCGCGTCGTCGCGCAGGTCGTGTACTACTTCAAGGGCTACTTCGCGGCGACGCAGTCGAACGACGAGCGCGTGTCGTTCACGGTGCCGTCGGGCAACTTCGGTAACGTCTGCGCGGGCCACATCGCGCGGATGATGGGGCTGCCGATCGCGAAGCTGGTGGTCGCGACCAACGAGAACGACGTGCTCGACGAATTCTTCCGCACCGGCGCGTATCGCGTGCGCAGCGCCGAGAACACCTATCACACGAGCAGCCCGAGCATGGACATCTCGAAGGCATCGAACTTCGAGCGCTTCGTGTTCGACCTGCTCGGCCGCGATCCGGCGCGCGTGATGCAACTGTTCCGCGACGTCGAGGAGAAGGGCGGCTTCGATCTCGCGGCAAGCGGCGATTTCGCGCGCGTTGCAGAGTTCGGTTTCGTGTCGGGCCGCAGCAGCCACACCGACCGCATCGCGACGATCCGCGACGTGTTCTCGCGCTACGACACGATGATCGATACGCATACGGCCGACGGCGTGAAGGTCGCGCGCGAGCATCTGGATGCCGGCGTGCCGATGGTCGTGCTGGAGACGGCGCAGCCGATCAAGTTCGGCGAGACGATCCGCGAAGCGCTCGATCGCGAAGCCGAGCGGCCGGCCGCTTTCGACGGGCTCGAGGCGCTGCCGCAGCGCTTCGAGGTCGTAAAGGCCGACGCACAGCAGGTGAAGGACTTCATCGCCGCCCATACGGGCGCATGA